From Vagococcus jeotgali, one genomic window encodes:
- a CDS encoding class I SAM-dependent methyltransferase encodes MLQTALRFSHDLLKECVKPGDVVVDATMGNGHDTYFLRQLVGDTGFVYAFDIQEEALLSTQRRLEKDNLFNRVELIHQGHETIDNIFPTDTKLNAAVFNLGYLPRGDKSITTLSQTTLKALRFMLDKLADEGRIILVLYSGHDSGKVEKEDVLMFAEKLPQEEFSVLTYQFINQRNAPPSLLCIEKRKTQTKS; translated from the coding sequence TTACTAAAAGAATGTGTCAAACCAGGAGATGTGGTGGTAGATGCCACGATGGGAAATGGGCATGATACTTATTTTTTAAGACAGTTAGTTGGAGATACTGGTTTTGTTTATGCTTTTGATATTCAAGAAGAAGCACTACTATCTACCCAAAGACGCTTAGAAAAAGATAACTTATTTAACAGGGTTGAATTAATTCATCAAGGTCATGAAACAATTGATAATATATTCCCAACTGATACTAAGTTAAATGCTGCTGTTTTTAATTTAGGATATTTACCACGAGGAGATAAATCCATCACCACACTAAGCCAAACAACATTAAAAGCTCTACGCTTTATGCTAGATAAACTAGCTGATGAAGGTAGAATTATTTTAGTTCTCTACTCAGGTCATGATAGTGGCAAAGTAGAAAAAGAAGATGTCTTAATGTTTGCTGAAAAACTCCCACAAGAAGAATTTTCAGTTCTAACATATCAATTTATTAATCAGCGTAATGCCCCACCATCTCTTTTATGTATCGAAAAGAGAAAAACACAGACTAAAAGCTAA
- a CDS encoding ATP-binding protein translates to MKQKLKQFFSRISLQTIIIAIVTLTIFISLISTSFFIQDYVVKNEYTDAKDKMETIAKIFATNEQVKEAIMNDEQASVIQNLSLEVAKLSDLDFIVVLDKDLIRLSHPDSSAIGKPFSNIEDATKALNGTEHFSTREGVLGDGLRFFVPVKDDEGNIIGVICAGMTISTIDAEIYGLQKRISLGLLLGLAIGIIGAIISSKTIKSILFGLEPKDIASMVTEKNLINDEINEGIIAIDQHHTITLANHAAKYMLHEVDINLVEQTMIDEDIFNLLFRHCFNSQKKETDQEVTLHHLSLIASISPIFNNKVFNGAVVTFRDQSEMTQLMHTLRGSQQYIDALRAQTHEFMNKTHVIMGLIEQKDYNSVQAYIKQISHDYKKEVGFVTDMIKSPAIAGFIIGKINEASEQDVTIILDNQSFLPELAMTDTIHEVVQILGSLIDNAIDATKGQMIKQINLFILYESEGDILIIEVKDTGQGILTESSDMIFQKGFSTKGENRGYGLSALSQIMKQHDSTIDIQPNKPHGTIFYIELPGIKKGAYNENTYY, encoded by the coding sequence ATGAAACAAAAGCTCAAACAATTTTTTAGCCGTATATCACTACAAACGATTATTATTGCTATTGTTACACTAACCATTTTTATTTCTCTTATTTCTACCTCCTTTTTTATTCAAGATTATGTCGTAAAAAATGAATACACTGATGCAAAAGACAAAATGGAAACTATCGCTAAAATATTTGCTACTAATGAGCAAGTAAAAGAAGCGATCATGAACGATGAACAAGCAAGTGTGATTCAAAACTTATCTTTAGAAGTTGCTAAACTGAGCGATTTAGATTTTATCGTAGTATTAGATAAAGACTTAATTCGCCTATCCCATCCTGATTCTAGTGCTATAGGTAAACCATTTTCAAATATTGAAGATGCTACAAAAGCTCTTAATGGGACTGAACATTTTTCTACAAGGGAAGGTGTTTTAGGAGATGGGCTTCGTTTTTTTGTTCCTGTCAAAGATGACGAGGGCAATATTATTGGTGTGATTTGTGCTGGTATGACTATTAGTACCATTGATGCTGAAATATATGGCTTACAAAAGCGGATTAGTTTAGGTTTGCTACTAGGATTAGCTATTGGAATCATCGGAGCTATCATTAGTAGTAAAACAATTAAATCAATTCTCTTTGGGCTTGAGCCAAAAGATATTGCAAGTATGGTAACTGAAAAAAACCTAATTAATGATGAGATTAACGAAGGTATTATCGCCATTGACCAACATCATACCATTACATTAGCCAATCATGCTGCTAAATATATGCTTCATGAGGTAGATATTAACTTAGTTGAGCAGACAATGATTGATGAGGATATATTCAATTTATTGTTTAGACATTGTTTTAATTCTCAAAAAAAAGAAACTGATCAAGAAGTCACTTTGCATCATTTAAGTTTAATTGCTTCAATTTCACCAATTTTTAATAACAAGGTGTTCAATGGTGCCGTAGTTACTTTTCGTGATCAATCTGAAATGACACAACTTATGCATACATTAAGAGGTAGCCAACAATACATTGATGCTCTTAGAGCCCAGACACATGAATTCATGAATAAAACCCATGTCATTATGGGCTTAATCGAACAAAAAGATTATAATAGCGTCCAAGCCTATATTAAACAAATTAGCCATGACTATAAAAAAGAAGTAGGGTTTGTGACTGATATGATCAAATCTCCTGCCATAGCTGGATTTATCATTGGTAAAATTAATGAAGCCAGTGAGCAAGATGTGACTATTATTTTAGATAATCAATCATTCTTACCAGAACTTGCTATGACTGATACAATTCATGAAGTCGTTCAAATTCTAGGATCATTGATTGATAATGCTATTGATGCTACAAAAGGGCAGATGATCAAACAAATCAATTTATTTATTTTATACGAATCAGAAGGAGATATTTTAATTATTGAAGTCAAAGATACAGGACAAGGTATTCTTACTGAGTCTAGTGATATGATTTTTCAAAAAGGGTTTTCTACTAAAGGAGAAAATAGAGGTTACGGCTTATCTGCACTCTCTCAAATTATGAAACAACATGATAGCACAATTGATATACAACCCAACAAACCTCATGGTACTATTTTTTATATTGAATTACCTGGTATTAAGAAAGGGGCTTACAATGAAAATACTTATTATTGA
- a CDS encoding response regulator, translating to MKILIIEDDPMVAQLNEQFLKETPTVTVVGNCRSTLEAKEIMTQTAIDLLLLDNYLPQQTGIEFLSELRQMNNHIGVILVTAANDMETIDRALTLGVIDYLVKPFSSDRFHLAIKTALNRKRIMEQFNNVNQENIDKLFHDQIDKKTNLTFDEESLPKGLSKLTMKKVLQHIEVEPTAFSTEQLAKKIGISRISTKKYLTYLVETNTLVEHMEYQDIGRPITLYTLNQA from the coding sequence ATGAAAATACTTATTATTGAAGATGATCCAATGGTTGCTCAGCTAAATGAACAATTCTTAAAAGAAACCCCCACTGTTACTGTTGTAGGTAATTGTCGGAGTACACTAGAAGCAAAAGAAATCATGACTCAGACTGCAATAGATTTACTCCTACTAGACAACTACCTCCCACAACAGACGGGGATTGAATTCTTAAGTGAACTTAGACAGATGAATAATCATATCGGTGTTATCTTAGTTACTGCAGCTAATGATATGGAGACAATTGATAGAGCTTTAACACTTGGTGTTATTGATTACTTAGTCAAACCCTTCTCATCAGATCGTTTCCATCTAGCAATAAAAACAGCCTTAAATAGAAAACGAATTATGGAACAATTTAATAATGTTAATCAAGAAAATATTGATAAATTATTCCATGACCAAATAGATAAGAAAACAAACTTAACCTTTGATGAAGAAAGTTTACCAAAAGGATTATCAAAATTAACTATGAAAAAAGTACTTCAGCATATTGAAGTAGAACCAACTGCTTTTTCAACAGAACAACTAGCCAAAAAAATTGGTATCTCTCGTATTTCAACAAAAAAATATTTAACTTATCTAGTGGAAACAAATACCCTGGTTGAACATATGGAATACCAAGATATTGGACGACCTATTACCCTTTACACATTAAATCAAGCATAA
- a CDS encoding 2-hydroxyacid dehydrogenase, translating to MTFTIACYGVRPNEVPYFNDLNKYGYELTLIEDLLTHDNIETAYNHDAVLLRGNCVADRENIEKMKDHGVKYVFTRTVGFNHIDLDAAKDYNLEVARVPSYSPNAIAELSLTLAMMLLRHTAHTTARTSKRNFIVDNTMFSKEIRNCKVGIIGTGKIGFTEAQLFKGLGATVLGYDIYENDAVRDVLTYTSLDDLLAESDIVSLHVPYIPGENDKMVNAEFISKMKPGAILINTARGELQDNEAILEALKSNHLEGFGTDVFANEKDLFFKQFGEDQDLPDPVVEELINMYPRVLVTPHIGSNTDEALMNMIETSYENFNDVLETGSTANSVL from the coding sequence ATGACATTTACAATTGCGTGTTACGGGGTAAGACCTAACGAAGTTCCTTATTTTAATGATTTAAACAAATATGGTTATGAGTTAACCTTGATTGAAGATTTATTAACACATGACAACATTGAAACTGCCTATAATCATGATGCTGTGTTACTTAGAGGAAACTGTGTAGCTGACCGTGAAAACATTGAAAAAATGAAAGATCATGGTGTAAAATATGTCTTTACTAGAACAGTTGGTTTTAACCATATTGATTTAGATGCGGCAAAAGATTACAACTTAGAGGTAGCTCGTGTGCCATCATATTCGCCAAATGCGATTGCTGAGTTATCACTAACACTAGCTATGATGCTACTACGTCACACTGCACATACAACTGCTAGAACATCTAAGAGAAATTTCATTGTAGATAATACAATGTTTAGTAAAGAAATCAGAAACTGTAAAGTTGGGATTATCGGAACTGGAAAAATTGGTTTTACTGAAGCTCAATTATTCAAAGGTTTAGGTGCCACAGTTTTAGGTTATGATATTTATGAAAATGATGCAGTACGTGATGTGTTAACTTATACATCTCTAGATGACTTATTAGCTGAATCTGATATTGTTAGTTTACATGTACCATATATTCCAGGAGAAAATGACAAAATGGTTAATGCTGAATTCATTAGTAAAATGAAGCCAGGTGCTATTTTAATCAATACAGCTCGTGGGGAGTTACAAGATAATGAAGCGATTTTAGAAGCCTTAAAATCTAATCATTTAGAAGGATTTGGGACAGATGTGTTTGCCAATGAAAAAGATTTATTCTTTAAACAATTTGGTGAAGACCAAGATTTACCAGATCCAGTTGTTGAAGAATTAATCAATATGTATCCACGTGTTCTTGTAACACCTCATATTGGATCTAACACTGATGAGGCTCTAATGAATATGATTGAAACAAGCTATGAAAACTTCAATGATGTCTTAGAAACAGGTTCAACTGCCAATAGTGTGCTATAA
- a CDS encoding AEC family transporter codes for MHIGEVIISTMTDMNIVSAITSTVFIILLGFFCRKKGIFSAEVGKILSKVVLTVALPALAFNAFMQDIDHETLRQGRNVLVWGILIYIILIFVSKPLFMKYKGDEQDTLRVLTIFGSTTFFGTPIVSALYGPIGVMFSSIFNIGYRIFLYSYGYIKMSGLKMEAKNIKTMFMNPIIIATFAGLLIWVFQGYLPQVTVMNPEGVAHQVAFLRIDQTAVWLFKPMTYLAGLASPLAWLSIGATLGEVSFKDAASDKTSWYYSFMKVIIVPLINIVLLTLLTITNILPISFEALATIIIMMAAPTATVAAAYAISFNKKPILASNASLISTVLAVVMTPVWIIVLEVIGKMGIF; via the coding sequence ATGCACATAGGAGAAGTTATTATATCAACCATGACGGATATGAATATAGTTAGTGCTATCACGTCTACAGTCTTTATTATTTTATTAGGTTTTTTCTGCCGTAAGAAAGGTATTTTTTCAGCTGAAGTTGGTAAAATTTTATCAAAAGTTGTATTAACAGTAGCACTTCCAGCATTAGCTTTTAACGCATTTATGCAAGATATTGATCATGAAACATTAAGACAAGGTCGTAACGTATTAGTTTGGGGTATTTTGATTTATATTATTTTAATTTTTGTTTCTAAGCCATTATTTATGAAATACAAAGGTGACGAGCAAGATACTCTACGTGTTTTAACTATTTTTGGATCAACAACATTCTTTGGAACACCAATCGTTAGTGCTTTATATGGTCCAATTGGGGTAATGTTCTCATCTATCTTTAACATTGGTTACCGTATTTTCTTATACTCATATGGTTACATTAAAATGAGTGGGTTAAAAATGGAAGCTAAAAATATTAAGACAATGTTTATGAATCCAATCATCATTGCTACATTTGCCGGTTTATTAATTTGGGTATTCCAGGGATACTTACCACAAGTGACAGTTATGAATCCAGAAGGTGTGGCTCACCAAGTTGCCTTCTTAAGAATTGATCAGACAGCTGTATGGTTATTTAAACCAATGACTTACTTAGCCGGTTTAGCATCACCACTTGCTTGGCTATCAATTGGAGCAACACTTGGTGAAGTAAGCTTTAAAGATGCTGCATCTGATAAAACATCTTGGTACTATAGTTTTATGAAAGTGATTATTGTACCACTAATCAATATTGTTTTATTAACTTTATTAACAATTACAAATATTTTACCAATAAGCTTTGAAGCTTTGGCTACAATTATTATAATGATGGCAGCACCAACTGCAACTGTCGCAGCTGCCTATGCGATCAGTTTCAACAAAAAGCCTATTTTAGCATCAAATGCTTCACTAATTTCAACAGTTTTAGCCGTTGTTATGACACCTGTTTGGATTATTGTCTTAGAAGTTATTGGTAAAATGGGTATTTTCTAA
- a CDS encoding MDR family MFS transporter yields the protein MQKRRETNVKVITASVFIATFMTAVEGTIVSTAMPTIVGSLKGIEIMNWVFSIYLLASAMMTPIYGKLADKIGRKPIYLTGVLIFIIGSALSGMSQNMMQLIIFRAIQGIGAGSIVPVSLTIIADIYPVDKRASILGLNSAAWGIASIVGPLAGGFIVDAWSWHWIFLINVPIGIILMILVWIFLVEEKRVVDKAPIDYLGSILMMVMLLFLLYGFQMVKEGFGIVTIGSFVLFILGVIGFVWVEKRAKDPIISLDLFKNRTFVIVNIIAALISGFLMGVEVYIPMWMQGIQGTTAALGGIVLAPMSVIWMVGSFTGGKAMKVWNSRLSIMISLLPILIGGLFLVLANATTSYGLFLVFSGVLGIGFGMTMTILTVLAQTSIPHEFIGVATSFFTLSRTVGQTIMISIFGLVLNETMNNGLTKREALSLDKDMMNELINPHTAGSLPQHLVGDLRGVLYESIHNVFIVGVSLIIISYVLNYFQKKDSLTTL from the coding sequence ATGCAAAAGAGGAGAGAAACAAATGTAAAAGTGATTACAGCTAGTGTGTTTATTGCCACATTTATGACAGCTGTAGAGGGAACGATTGTCTCAACGGCAATGCCTACTATTGTAGGGTCGTTAAAAGGTATAGAGATTATGAACTGGGTATTCTCGATTTATTTATTAGCCAGTGCGATGATGACACCAATTTATGGGAAATTGGCAGATAAAATCGGTCGTAAACCGATTTATTTAACGGGAGTATTAATTTTTATTATCGGCTCGGCCCTTTCAGGAATGAGTCAAAATATGATGCAATTAATTATTTTTAGAGCGATTCAAGGAATTGGAGCAGGCTCTATTGTTCCTGTCTCTTTAACCATTATTGCTGATATTTACCCAGTGGATAAACGAGCAAGCATTTTAGGTTTAAATAGTGCTGCTTGGGGAATTGCAAGTATTGTAGGACCTCTGGCTGGTGGTTTTATTGTTGACGCGTGGAGTTGGCACTGGATTTTCCTAATAAATGTTCCGATTGGTATTATTTTAATGATTTTAGTTTGGATTTTCTTAGTTGAGGAAAAACGCGTGGTTGACAAAGCTCCTATTGATTATTTGGGAAGCATTTTAATGATGGTGATGCTTTTATTTCTATTATACGGCTTCCAAATGGTAAAAGAAGGTTTTGGTATTGTAACGATTGGTTCATTTGTCTTATTTATTTTAGGTGTGATTGGGTTTGTCTGGGTAGAAAAACGTGCTAAAGACCCAATTATTTCACTTGATTTATTTAAGAATAGAACATTTGTCATTGTAAATATTATAGCAGCCCTCATTAGTGGTTTTTTAATGGGTGTAGAGGTTTATATTCCTATGTGGATGCAAGGGATTCAAGGGACAACAGCTGCCTTAGGTGGTATCGTATTAGCTCCGATGTCAGTGATTTGGATGGTTGGCTCATTTACTGGTGGAAAGGCTATGAAAGTATGGAATAGTAGACTATCAATTATGATTAGTTTACTGCCAATTCTTATAGGTGGCCTATTTTTAGTATTAGCTAATGCTACTACATCATACGGTTTATTTTTAGTTTTCTCAGGAGTGTTAGGAATTGGTTTTGGTATGACTATGACGATTTTAACTGTCTTAGCTCAAACTAGTATTCCACACGAGTTTATAGGAGTAGCGACTTCATTTTTCACTCTATCAAGAACAGTGGGTCAAACAATCATGATTTCTATTTTTGGTTTAGTATTAAATGAAACGATGAATAATGGATTAACAAAACGTGAGGCTTTAAGCCTAGATAAGGATATGATGAATGAATTAATTAACCCTCACACAGCAGGGTCACTACCGCAACACTTAGTAGGAGACTTAAGAGGTGTATTATACGAAAGCATTCACAACGTGTTTATTGTTGGTGTCAGCCTAATTATTATTTCTTATGTTTTAAATTATTTTCAAAAGAAAGATTCTTTAACAACTCTTTAA
- the metK gene encoding methionine adenosyltransferase, which translates to MKERMLFTSESVSEGHPDKVADQISDAILDAILKEDPMARVACETSVTTGLVLVFGEITTSAYIDIQKVVRETVKGIGYTSALHGFDGDTCAVMVAIDEQSPDIAQGVDASLETREDNNNVENLGAGDQGLMFGYAIDETPELMPLPIALSHRITRKLSELRKDGTLSYLRPDAKSQVTVEYDKNKKPVRVDTVVVSTQHDEDVTLEEIQRDVMDLVIKDVIPANLLDNETKYYINPTGRFVIGGPQGDSGLTGRKIIVDTYGGYARHGGGAFSGKDATKVDRSASYAARYIAKNIVASGLASACEVQLAYAIGVAQPVSISIETFGTSTVPESGLILAVRELFDLSPTGIINMLDLRRPIYQQTAAYGHFGREEADFTWEQTDKVDALKAFFNE; encoded by the coding sequence ATGAAAGAAAGAATGTTATTTACATCAGAGTCTGTATCAGAAGGTCATCCAGATAAGGTAGCTGATCAAATTAGTGATGCTATTTTAGATGCTATCTTAAAAGAAGATCCAATGGCTAGAGTTGCTTGTGAAACATCAGTGACCACGGGATTAGTGTTAGTATTTGGCGAGATTACAACCTCAGCCTATATTGATATTCAAAAGGTAGTCAGAGAGACAGTGAAAGGGATTGGCTATACGAGTGCACTCCATGGGTTTGACGGAGATACGTGTGCTGTTATGGTAGCAATCGATGAGCAATCACCGGATATTGCTCAGGGGGTAGATGCTTCACTTGAAACGCGTGAAGATAATAATAATGTGGAAAACTTAGGTGCAGGGGACCAAGGGTTAATGTTTGGTTATGCTATTGATGAGACACCTGAATTAATGCCTTTACCTATCGCTTTAAGTCATAGAATCACACGTAAATTATCTGAATTACGTAAAGATGGTACGCTTAGTTATTTACGCCCAGATGCTAAATCTCAAGTAACTGTAGAGTATGATAAAAATAAAAAACCAGTACGTGTGGATACAGTTGTAGTGAGTACACAACATGATGAAGATGTGACTTTGGAAGAAATTCAGCGAGATGTGATGGACTTAGTTATTAAAGATGTCATTCCAGCTAATTTATTAGATAATGAAACAAAATATTATATTAACCCAACAGGCCGTTTTGTTATTGGGGGTCCTCAAGGAGATTCTGGTCTAACAGGGCGTAAAATTATTGTAGATACTTACGGAGGATATGCTCGCCACGGAGGTGGTGCATTCTCTGGTAAAGATGCTACAAAAGTTGACCGCTCAGCAAGTTATGCAGCAAGATACATTGCAAAAAATATTGTTGCCTCAGGACTTGCTTCTGCTTGTGAAGTTCAATTGGCCTATGCTATTGGTGTAGCACAGCCTGTCTCTATTTCAATTGAAACATTTGGGACAAGTACTGTTCCTGAATCAGGATTAATTTTAGCTGTTAGGGAGTTGTTTGATTTATCACCAACTGGTATTATAAACATGCTAGATTTAAGACGTCCAATTTACCAACAAACAGCTGCATATGGTCATTTTGGCCGTGAAGAGGCTGATTTTACTTGGGAGCAAACGGATAAAGTAGATGCTTTAAAAGCATTTTTTAATGAATAG
- the deoD gene encoding purine-nucleoside phosphorylase yields MSVHIGAKKGEIADKILLPGDPLRAKYIAETFLEDPKCYNEVRGMLGYTGTYKGHRISVQGTGMGMPSAAIYVNELIREYDVKKLLRVGTCGALREDVHVRDLVLAQAAATNSAIIRKDFPNFDFPQIADYDLLSTAYNIAKEKDFKIHVGNVLSNDTFYDDDLSPVFKLGEYGVLGVEMEAAVIYYLAAKYNVQALALMTVSDHMITGEETTSEERQTTFEEMMIVGLETLIKE; encoded by the coding sequence ATGAGTGTACATATTGGAGCAAAAAAAGGTGAGATCGCTGATAAAATTTTACTACCAGGAGATCCACTTAGAGCAAAATATATTGCAGAAACATTTTTAGAAGATCCTAAATGTTATAATGAGGTTCGTGGTATGTTAGGTTACACTGGGACTTATAAAGGACATCGTATCTCTGTTCAAGGAACAGGAATGGGAATGCCTTCTGCTGCTATTTATGTGAATGAATTAATTCGTGAGTATGATGTGAAAAAATTATTACGTGTAGGAACTTGTGGTGCTTTGCGTGAAGATGTTCATGTACGTGATTTAGTTCTAGCTCAAGCAGCAGCAACTAATTCTGCGATTATTAGAAAAGATTTTCCTAACTTTGATTTCCCACAAATCGCTGATTACGATTTATTATCAACAGCTTATAACATTGCTAAGGAAAAAGATTTTAAGATCCATGTAGGAAATGTTTTATCAAATGATACATTTTATGATGATGACCTGTCACCAGTCTTTAAATTAGGTGAATACGGTGTGTTAGGTGTTGAGATGGAAGCAGCAGTTATTTATTACTTAGCAGCTAAGTACAACGTTCAAGCTTTAGCTTTAATGACAGTAAGTGATCATATGATTACAGGTGAGGAAACAACATCAGAAGAGCGTCAAACAACATTTGAAGAGATGATGATTGTAGGACTTGAAACATTAATTAAAGAATAG
- a CDS encoding purine-nucleoside phosphorylase, producing the protein MTLRARLDETAAFIQSQGVGNIDFGLILGSGLGELADEIEGKVVIPYEDIPNFPVSTVVGHAGQLVYGTLSGKKVLAMQGRFHYYEGHSMQTVTFPVRVMKALGADSLVVTNAAGGVNTSFSPGDLMLITDQINFTGDNPLMGENEEDLGPRFPDMSEAYDKAYGEVAKKVATELKITLQKGVYMGYSGPTYETPAEIRMSRTLGADAVGMSTVPEVIVANHMSMRVLGITCVTNLAAGMQANLNHEEVVETTERVKADFKELVKRTLERI; encoded by the coding sequence ATGACATTAAGAGCAAGATTAGATGAAACAGCAGCATTTATTCAAAGTCAAGGTGTTGGTAACATTGATTTTGGTTTGATTTTAGGTTCAGGTTTAGGTGAGTTGGCAGATGAGATTGAGGGTAAAGTTGTGATTCCTTATGAAGATATTCCAAACTTTCCAGTATCAACAGTAGTAGGTCACGCTGGGCAATTAGTATATGGTACTTTATCAGGTAAAAAAGTATTAGCAATGCAAGGTCGTTTCCATTACTATGAAGGACATTCTATGCAAACTGTTACTTTTCCAGTTCGTGTGATGAAAGCACTAGGAGCAGATTCATTAGTAGTAACAAATGCTGCTGGTGGTGTGAACACATCATTCTCACCTGGGGATTTAATGTTAATCACTGACCAAATCAACTTTACAGGAGATAATCCATTAATGGGAGAAAACGAAGAAGACTTAGGTCCACGTTTCCCTGATATGTCAGAAGCTTATGATAAAGCTTATGGTGAGGTAGCTAAAAAAGTGGCTACTGAGCTTAAAATTACCTTACAAAAAGGTGTCTATATGGGATACTCTGGTCCAACTTATGAAACACCGGCTGAGATTCGCATGTCACGTACATTAGGTGCTGATGCTGTTGGTATGTCGACAGTTCCTGAAGTGATTGTGGCTAATCACATGTCTATGCGTGTGTTAGGGATTACTTGTGTGACTAACTTGGCTGCTGGTATGCAAGCTAATTTAAATCACGAAGAGGTTGTAGAAACAACAGAGCGTGTTAAAGCTGATTTTAAAGAATTAGTAAAACGTACGTTAGAGAGAATTTAA
- the deoB gene encoding phosphopentomutase, with protein sequence MFKRIHLIVMDSVGIGEAPDAEKFGDKGSHTLGHIADTVGLDVPNMEELGLGTIENLKGVKPVKDHLGYATKLEEVSVGKDTMTGHWEIMGLDIQTPFRVFPEGFPQDLLDKISEFSGRGIIMGANKPYSGTQVIEDFGEEQMKTGDLIIYTSADPVLQIAAHEDVIPLDELYRICEYTREITKDDPYMIGRIIARPYLGEPGNFKRTPNRHDYALDPFGKTVLNSLEESGKDVIAVGKINDIFNGQGITDSVRTASNMDGVDKLLDVMKEDFTGLSFTNLVDFDALFGHRRDTEGYGKALEEFDKRLPEIYAAMEEDDLLMITADHGNDPTFPGTDHTREYVPLLTYSEKMTGHGQLPQGHFADISATIADNFDVPATENGKSFLKLLK encoded by the coding sequence ATGTTTAAAAGAATTCACTTAATCGTTATGGATTCTGTGGGTATTGGAGAAGCTCCAGATGCAGAAAAATTCGGTGACAAAGGTAGTCACACGCTAGGTCATATTGCTGATACTGTTGGTTTAGATGTACCGAATATGGAAGAATTAGGATTAGGTACTATTGAAAATCTTAAAGGTGTAAAACCAGTCAAAGATCACCTAGGTTATGCAACAAAATTAGAAGAAGTTTCTGTTGGTAAAGATACAATGACAGGTCACTGGGAAATTATGGGACTTGACATTCAAACACCATTTAGAGTATTCCCAGAAGGTTTTCCGCAAGACCTATTAGATAAAATTAGCGAATTTTCAGGACGTGGTATTATTATGGGGGCAAATAAACCTTATAGTGGTACTCAAGTTATTGAAGATTTTGGTGAAGAACAAATGAAAACAGGAGACTTGATTATCTATACGTCAGCTGACCCTGTCTTACAAATTGCAGCTCATGAAGATGTGATTCCATTAGATGAGTTATACCGTATTTGTGAATATACACGTGAGATCACAAAAGATGATCCTTATATGATTGGTCGTATTATTGCTAGACCGTACTTGGGTGAGCCTGGTAACTTTAAACGTACACCAAATCGTCATGATTATGCTCTTGATCCATTTGGTAAGACAGTACTGAATTCTTTAGAAGAATCTGGAAAAGATGTGATTGCTGTTGGTAAGATTAATGATATCTTTAATGGGCAAGGAATAACAGATTCTGTTCGTACAGCATCAAATATGGATGGGGTAGATAAATTATTGGATGTAATGAAAGAAGACTTCACTGGATTAAGTTTTACTAACCTAGTTGATTTTGATGCATTATTTGGTCATCGTCGTGACACTGAAGGATATGGTAAAGCTTTGGAAGAATTTGATAAAAGACTTCCAGAAATTTATGCAGCTATGGAGGAGGATGATTTATTGATGATCACAGCTGATCATGGTAATGATCCAACCTTCCCTGGAACAGATCATACACGTGAGTATGTACCACTATTAACATATAGTGAAAAAATGACTGGTCATGGCCAATTACCACAAGGTCATTTTGCTGATATTTCAGCAACAATTGCAGATAATTTTGATGTTCCTGCAACAGAAAATGGGAAAAGTTTTTTAAAATTATTGAAATAA